One genomic region from Pseudanabaena sp. FACHB-2040 encodes:
- a CDS encoding GNAT family N-acetyltransferase — translation MVQAPKARYEVAWIRHVEEIPQPVWDALALPLKTPFLEWAWLHNMERSGSTGANAGWLPTHLTVWRDRTLVGAAPLYLKGHSYGEFVFDHQWADLAERLGVSYYPKLLGMSPFTPAEGYRFLIAPTEDEAAITALMVRAIDEFCDRNRISGCHFLYVDPDWRLQMEALGFRKWLHHSYIWQSQGFQTFDDYLNVFNANQRRNIKRERKSLEKGNLRLEVITGEALSRNLCSQMYDFYSDTCDKFGWWGSKYLTRKFFEQLYPDYQHRVVLFAAYSEDNNAPVGMSICLTKGDRLYGRYWGCQEEYNHLHFNACYYAPIEWGIEHGITMFDPGAGGRHKKRRGFPATPNYSLHRFYEPRLQKILGAYIDEVNEMEQREIEAINADLPLKQATQSIEEPG, via the coding sequence ATGGTTCAAGCCCCCAAGGCTCGGTATGAGGTTGCCTGGATCCGGCATGTTGAGGAAATTCCGCAGCCTGTCTGGGATGCGCTGGCGCTTCCCCTAAAAACCCCTTTTTTGGAGTGGGCCTGGCTGCACAACATGGAGCGGTCGGGCAGCACCGGAGCTAATGCTGGCTGGTTGCCAACTCATCTCACGGTTTGGCGCGATCGCACTCTCGTGGGAGCTGCCCCCCTGTATCTCAAGGGGCACAGCTACGGCGAATTTGTCTTTGATCACCAGTGGGCCGACTTAGCTGAGCGACTGGGAGTAAGCTACTATCCCAAGCTGCTAGGTATGTCGCCCTTTACTCCAGCTGAGGGCTATCGCTTTCTGATTGCGCCGACAGAAGACGAGGCCGCAATCACGGCGCTAATGGTGCGGGCAATTGATGAGTTTTGCGATCGCAACCGCATCTCTGGCTGCCACTTTCTCTACGTCGATCCCGACTGGCGGCTACAGATGGAGGCTCTAGGTTTTCGCAAGTGGTTACACCACAGCTATATTTGGCAAAGCCAGGGCTTTCAAACGTTTGATGACTACCTCAATGTCTTCAACGCCAACCAGCGGCGCAACATTAAGCGCGAGCGCAAGTCCTTAGAGAAGGGGAACCTGCGGCTGGAGGTGATTACGGGAGAAGCACTGTCTCGCAACCTGTGCAGTCAGATGTACGACTTCTACAGCGACACCTGCGACAAATTTGGTTGGTGGGGCAGCAAATACCTGACCCGAAAGTTTTTTGAGCAGCTATACCCCGACTATCAGCACCGAGTTGTGCTCTTTGCCGCCTATAGCGAAGACAACAATGCCCCTGTTGGCATGTCTATCTGCCTGACTAAAGGCGATCGGCTCTATGGCCGCTACTGGGGCTGCCAAGAAGAGTACAACCACCTACACTTCAATGCTTGCTACTACGCCCCTATTGAGTGGGGTATTGAGCACGGAATCACGATGTTTGATCCGGGGGCTGGCGGGCGGCACAAAAAACGGCGCGGCTTTCCAGCCACACCCAACTACAGCCTCCACCGTTTCTACGAACCCCGTCTGCAAAAGATTCTCGGTGCCTATATAGATGAGGTAAACGAGATGGAGCAGCGAGAGATCGAAGCTATTAATGCCGACCTACCCCTAAAACAGGCCACTCAGAGCATTGAAGAACCAGGCTAG
- a CDS encoding ATP-binding protein, which translates to MPRSRPPSFRRILVLRILLLSIPILLIGQYVTIRKARTSLLETARQNLASSAVQKGVNLSRDIRFLQTGLQALSQTRVLQTAPQDEVSEFLSSQVKQVPYFIDCLQLTDGVNGAIAFSTCSNSLFPSNINPAWIFQSTASPQADEADFRLLYAGLSGQETTTTARSAAEQAVTGTALANSSARLDVVLAAPVYAPEGNLRYTLTLRARLSQTDTTGPGFLAGDMVIIAPNGVIMSHPDQQQIGKSINDSKDADRLNSIVRNVQSGRSSTIHLFNLLPSGEEWLAGYTGVDIPISLQETERWSVLAVTPLDYALHGLEDVRNSLIVLTLGLLAANVFLALIVARSLSLPIEKLSSYAQQVQDLSHLKEAPRDFRVRELQNLANIFANMMKRLEERAQELRHAWQDAQIANQLKSEFLANTSHELRTPLNAIIGCIRLVKDDCCDSREEELEFLDRADHAAMHLLRIINDILDIAKIESGTLALKPEVSDLRQILQEVVDLQSIHLQQKNLNLKHSELSSPVWILADRAKLKQVLLNIIYNAIKFTEQGQISIDILVQLDTESTAEPAAKVSPIKVEIPTPRALITISDTGIGIDPQHQHRLFRPFVMIDGSTTRQFEGTGLGLAISKNFMDLMGGSIHLHSEGIGKGTTVVLALPLAPAPETVGARRLDEDAGPSKTASTSPKSLAASTNTQMSDL; encoded by the coding sequence ATGCCGCGCTCCCGCCCCCCCTCCTTTCGTAGAATTCTGGTACTGCGCATTTTGCTGCTCAGCATCCCCATATTGCTGATCGGGCAGTACGTTACTATTCGCAAAGCTCGCACCAGCCTGCTCGAAACTGCCCGCCAAAATCTGGCCAGTAGTGCCGTTCAAAAAGGAGTCAACCTCAGTCGCGACATCCGCTTCCTGCAAACCGGTCTGCAGGCGCTCTCTCAAACTCGCGTGCTGCAAACCGCTCCCCAGGACGAAGTCAGCGAGTTTCTAAGCAGTCAGGTGAAGCAGGTTCCTTACTTTATCGACTGCCTGCAGTTGACTGATGGCGTCAACGGTGCGATCGCATTTAGCACCTGTAGCAACTCCCTATTTCCCAGCAACATTAACCCTGCCTGGATCTTTCAAAGCACGGCTTCGCCTCAGGCCGACGAAGCTGACTTCAGGCTGCTATACGCCGGTCTATCCGGTCAAGAAACTACCACCACCGCCAGATCAGCTGCTGAGCAGGCCGTCACCGGGACTGCCTTAGCTAACAGCTCAGCGCGGCTAGACGTAGTTCTAGCCGCGCCTGTCTATGCCCCTGAGGGTAACCTGCGCTACACCCTAACCTTGCGGGCCAGGCTCTCTCAAACCGACACCACAGGCCCCGGGTTCTTGGCAGGCGACATGGTGATCATTGCCCCCAACGGGGTAATCATGAGCCACCCCGACCAGCAACAAATCGGCAAGTCGATCAACGACAGCAAAGACGCTGACCGGCTCAATAGCATTGTCAGAAATGTGCAGTCAGGCCGCAGCAGCACTATACATCTGTTCAATCTGTTACCGTCAGGCGAAGAGTGGTTAGCAGGCTATACCGGCGTAGATATTCCCATCAGCCTACAAGAAACAGAGCGCTGGTCTGTCCTAGCAGTGACACCGCTAGACTATGCCCTGCACGGCTTAGAAGATGTTCGCAATAGCCTCATTGTTTTAACGCTTGGACTACTAGCTGCCAATGTTTTTCTGGCCCTGATCGTAGCCCGTAGCCTCTCTTTGCCAATCGAGAAACTCAGCAGCTACGCACAGCAAGTCCAAGATTTATCCCACTTAAAAGAAGCGCCGCGAGACTTTCGAGTTAGAGAGTTGCAAAACCTGGCTAATATCTTTGCCAACATGATGAAACGGCTGGAGGAGCGAGCCCAGGAACTCAGACATGCCTGGCAAGATGCCCAAATCGCCAATCAGCTCAAAAGCGAGTTTCTAGCCAATACTTCTCACGAACTTAGAACCCCGCTCAACGCCATCATCGGCTGTATCCGGCTAGTCAAAGACGACTGCTGCGACTCTCGGGAAGAGGAACTAGAGTTTCTAGATCGGGCAGACCACGCCGCCATGCATCTGCTGCGAATTATCAATGACATTCTAGATATCGCCAAGATCGAATCTGGCACCCTGGCCCTAAAACCCGAAGTTTCTGATCTGCGGCAGATCCTTCAAGAAGTTGTCGATCTGCAGAGCATTCATCTCCAGCAAAAAAATCTGAACCTCAAGCATTCAGAATTAAGCTCACCCGTTTGGATTTTGGCAGATCGGGCCAAGCTAAAGCAGGTGCTGCTAAATATCATCTACAACGCAATTAAATTCACTGAACAAGGCCAGATTAGCATCGACATTCTGGTGCAGCTAGACACAGAATCTACTGCTGAGCCAGCAGCTAAGGTCAGTCCAATCAAGGTTGAAATTCCTACACCTCGGGCCTTAATCACCATTTCAGATACGGGGATTGGCATAGACCCCCAGCATCAGCATCGGCTCTTTCGGCCTTTCGTCATGATAGATGGCTCAACAACCCGTCAGTTTGAGGGAACCGGGCTAGGACTGGCCATCTCCAAAAATTTCATGGACTTGATGGGCGGCAGCATTCATCTCCACAGTGAAGGGATTGGTAAAGGCACTACTGTGGTGTTGGCGCTACCCCTAGCTCCTGCGCCCGAAACCGTTGGCGCTAGACGCTTAGATGAAGATGCTGGGCCTTCCAAGACAGCCTCAACCTCACCTAAGTCTTTAGCAGCCAGCACCAACACGCAAATGTCTGACCTTTAA
- the fabI gene encoding enoyl-ACP reductase FabI has protein sequence MLDLTGKNALVTGIANNRSIAWGIAQQLHKAGANLGITYLPDEKGKMEKKVEDLVSPLNPSLFLPCNVQNDEQVSQVFSTIQDKWGKLDILIHCLAFASRDDLTGDFSNTSRDGFQLALDISAYSLLSLAKGAKPLMSEGGSIVTLTYLGGVRVVPNYNVMGIAKAALEMNVKYLAAELGPNNIRVNGISAGPIRTLASSAVGGILDMIHHVEEVAPLRRTVTQTEVGNTAAFLCSDLSSGVTGQILYVDAGYEIMGM, from the coding sequence ATGTTAGACCTGACGGGAAAAAATGCTCTGGTAACGGGAATCGCCAACAACCGCTCCATCGCCTGGGGCATTGCCCAACAGCTACACAAGGCAGGAGCCAATCTAGGCATTACCTACCTGCCGGATGAGAAGGGCAAGATGGAGAAAAAGGTCGAAGACCTGGTATCGCCTCTTAATCCCTCCCTATTCCTGCCCTGCAACGTGCAGAACGATGAGCAGGTCAGTCAGGTTTTTAGCACCATTCAAGACAAGTGGGGCAAGCTGGACATTTTGATCCACTGCCTAGCCTTTGCCAGCCGCGATGACCTCACTGGAGACTTCAGCAACACTTCCCGCGACGGCTTTCAGCTAGCCCTCGACATCAGCGCCTACTCTCTGCTGAGCCTGGCTAAAGGAGCCAAGCCGCTAATGAGCGAAGGCGGCAGCATTGTCACCCTGACCTACCTAGGTGGGGTTCGGGTTGTTCCCAACTACAACGTTATGGGTATTGCCAAGGCAGCCCTAGAGATGAACGTTAAGTACCTAGCTGCAGAGCTAGGGCCTAACAATATTCGAGTAAATGGCATCTCCGCTGGCCCCATTCGTACGCTGGCCTCCTCTGCTGTCGGCGGCATCCTCGATATGATCCACCACGTTGAAGAAGTAGCTCCGCTGCGCCGCACTGTCACCCAAACTGAGGTCGGCAACACGGCGGCCTTTCTCTGCAGCGACTTATCTAGCGGTGTGACCGGGCAGATTCTCTATGTCGATGCTGGCTACGAGATCATGGGTATGTGA
- the hisA gene encoding 1-(5-phosphoribosyl)-5-[(5-phosphoribosylamino)methylideneamino]imidazole-4-carboxamide isomerase, with protein sequence MEVIPAIDLLEGRCVRLYQGDYDQSEVFNEDPVAVARDWVAQGATRLHLVDLDGAKAGRPENWQAIQSIVEAVEVPIEVGGGLRDRQRVAELFALGVRYAILGTAAVENPDLVNELSREFPGQVIVGIDARDGKVATRGWLETSEVEAIELAQRMAQMGAAAIVYTDIQRDGTLTGPNLDALRQMAKAIDIPVIASGGVSAVTDLLSLLALEPLGVTGVIVGRALYTGDVSLKEALRAVGPGRWQDVPPSSDFSTFA encoded by the coding sequence ATGGAAGTGATCCCCGCGATTGACCTGCTAGAGGGCCGCTGTGTGCGCCTGTACCAGGGTGACTATGACCAGTCTGAGGTGTTTAACGAAGACCCGGTTGCAGTCGCCCGAGATTGGGTGGCTCAGGGTGCGACGCGGCTGCACTTGGTTGATCTAGATGGCGCTAAGGCAGGCCGACCAGAGAACTGGCAGGCTATTCAGTCAATTGTTGAGGCTGTTGAGGTGCCGATCGAAGTTGGCGGCGGTTTGCGAGACCGGCAGCGTGTAGCAGAGCTATTTGCTCTAGGGGTGCGCTATGCCATCCTCGGGACTGCTGCCGTCGAGAATCCAGACTTGGTGAACGAACTGAGCCGAGAATTTCCGGGCCAGGTAATTGTCGGCATTGATGCCCGAGACGGCAAGGTCGCGACGCGAGGCTGGCTAGAAACTTCAGAAGTAGAAGCCATAGAGCTAGCCCAGCGCATGGCTCAGATGGGCGCTGCCGCTATTGTTTACACTGATATTCAGCGCGACGGTACGCTCACAGGCCCCAATTTGGATGCTCTGCGGCAGATGGCCAAGGCTATCGACATTCCGGTGATCGCCTCTGGCGGAGTGAGCGCCGTTACCGATTTGCTGAGCCTGCTGGCGCTAGAGCCACTGGGCGTGACCGGGGTGATTGTCGGCCGCGCCCTCTACACCGGAGATGTCAGCCTTAAAGAAGCGCTGCGAGCAGTGGGGCCGGGTCGCTGGCAAGACGTACCGCCCAGCTCTGACTTCTCTACTTTCGCCTGA
- a CDS encoding ABC transporter ATP-binding protein → MPPAVLIEKLKKSYGSIEAVKDVSLAIQPGEIFGLLGPNGAGKTTTIRCLCTLASPDGGKIEINGISVVDDPKVARQSLGYIAQEVALDKVLTGRELLQLQADIYHIPRKVSRDRIPQMINLLELTDWADKKTGTYSGGLKKRLDLALGLLHQPEVLVLDEPTVGLDIETRSAVWQFLRQLKAAGTTVLITSHYLEEVDALADRVAIIDNGVVIAAGTPNELKDRIGGDRITLRIREFTPDDEALSAREMLTQLPFVQEVIINSAQGNSLNLVVEPQSDALLSVQQTLKEAGLPTFGISQSRPSLDDVYLAATGRTLMDAELAAVGTRNLKKERKEAMKGT, encoded by the coding sequence ATGCCTCCGGCTGTTTTGATTGAAAAGCTCAAGAAAAGCTATGGATCGATAGAAGCGGTTAAGGATGTCTCCCTAGCGATCCAGCCAGGCGAGATCTTTGGCCTGCTAGGCCCCAACGGAGCGGGCAAAACGACAACGATCCGCTGCCTGTGTACCCTGGCCAGCCCCGACGGCGGCAAAATCGAAATCAACGGCATCTCAGTTGTAGATGACCCCAAAGTTGCCCGCCAGAGCCTCGGCTACATCGCCCAAGAAGTCGCGCTCGACAAGGTGCTGACAGGCCGAGAACTGCTGCAGCTCCAGGCTGATATCTATCACATTCCAAGAAAGGTATCGCGCGATCGCATCCCTCAAATGATCAACCTACTAGAGCTGACAGACTGGGCCGACAAAAAGACCGGCACCTACTCTGGCGGCCTAAAAAAGCGGCTAGATCTGGCCCTGGGCCTGCTGCATCAGCCCGAAGTGCTGGTGCTAGATGAACCCACCGTCGGCCTCGATATTGAAACCCGCTCCGCCGTTTGGCAGTTCCTGCGCCAGCTCAAAGCCGCTGGCACCACCGTCCTCATTACCAGCCATTACCTAGAGGAAGTCGATGCACTGGCCGATCGAGTTGCCATCATCGACAACGGAGTTGTGATTGCTGCAGGCACCCCTAACGAGCTGAAAGACCGAATTGGCGGCGATCGCATTACCCTCCGCATCCGCGAATTCACCCCCGACGACGAAGCCCTCTCAGCCCGGGAAATGCTCACCCAGCTCCCCTTTGTGCAGGAAGTGATTATCAACAGCGCCCAGGGCAACTCTCTCAACTTGGTAGTGGAACCTCAGTCTGACGCGCTGCTCTCAGTGCAGCAGACCTTGAAGGAGGCAGGGCTGCCCACCTTTGGCATTTCTCAGTCGCGACCGAGCCTGGACGATGTGTACCTGGCGGCTACCGGGCGCACCCTGATGGATGCCGAACTGGCTGCTGTGGGCACCCGTAACCTGAAAAAAGAACGCAAAGAAGCCATGAAAGGCACTTGA
- a CDS encoding RibD family protein, with amino-acid sequence MSADGKIADFRRTAARFSSKADLAHLEAHIAEADAVLVGGGTLRAYGTTLPVRQPALIEQRRQRGQSDQPIHIVWSPSGHLDPDCRFFRQAVPRGLLTTESGGERWQQQAGFDSIWALPGTASDWDWSLALAQLVSSGIRRLAVLGGGRLVAELIAQGLIKDLVLTVCPVVLGGAAAPTPVDGLGFGAEVAPRLELISCRSEGQEIFLHYRFRPESLQPQ; translated from the coding sequence ATGAGTGCAGACGGAAAAATCGCCGACTTTCGCCGCACTGCCGCCCGATTCTCCTCTAAAGCCGACCTAGCTCATCTAGAGGCCCATATTGCTGAGGCAGACGCGGTGCTAGTCGGTGGGGGTACTCTGCGGGCCTACGGAACGACTTTGCCGGTACGTCAGCCTGCTCTGATCGAACAGCGTCGCCAGCGGGGCCAGAGCGATCAGCCGATTCATATTGTCTGGTCACCCTCGGGCCACCTTGACCCAGACTGCCGATTTTTTCGCCAAGCGGTGCCTAGGGGCTTATTGACGACTGAGTCTGGAGGGGAGCGCTGGCAGCAACAAGCAGGGTTTGATTCGATTTGGGCGTTGCCGGGAACGGCTTCTGACTGGGACTGGTCTTTGGCTTTGGCCCAACTGGTGTCTAGCGGGATTCGTCGCTTGGCTGTGCTCGGGGGCGGGCGACTGGTCGCGGAGCTGATCGCTCAGGGTTTGATAAAAGATCTGGTGTTGACGGTGTGTCCGGTGGTGTTGGGCGGGGCGGCGGCCCCGACTCCGGTAGATGGCCTAGGCTTTGGGGCGGAGGTGGCACCGCGCCTAGAGCTGATCTCCTGCCGCAGCGAAGGGCAGGAGATCTTTTTGCATTACCGCTTTCGGCCCGAATCTCTGCAGCCACAGTAG
- a CDS encoding DUF4346 domain-containing protein, producing MTENTATKDTAPQPVSAHALKTLDDKLSKRFIELDPDGYFLIYLDREQGLICAKHFTNFINDKGLACDPATGKPLPTRGKVERAASRLYTGRTAKELCIAIFENADSPCPIRFLDHAAYLGREFVRAEIALISGADYIQD from the coding sequence ATGACAGAAAATACAGCGACAAAAGATACGGCACCTCAGCCCGTGAGTGCACATGCCCTAAAAACGCTTGACGACAAGCTCTCTAAACGCTTCATTGAGCTTGATCCCGACGGCTATTTCCTAATTTATCTGGACCGAGAGCAAGGCCTCATTTGCGCCAAGCACTTTACCAATTTTATCAACGACAAAGGATTAGCCTGCGACCCAGCGACCGGCAAGCCTCTGCCCACGCGAGGCAAGGTCGAGCGCGCTGCCAGCCGCCTTTACACCGGGCGAACTGCAAAAGAACTCTGTATTGCCATCTTTGAAAATGCAGACAGCCCCTGCCCCATTCGCTTTCTCGACCACGCCGCTTACCTGGGCCGAGAGTTTGTCCGAGCCGAGATAGCCCTCATCTCCGGAGCAGACTACATCCAGGATTAG
- a CDS encoding ABC transporter permease yields the protein MSTTLTPKSSPIDSPDLRAWKSAPGGGDTSQPPGLISGAFLQETLAMTRRLFIQLQRRPSTLIAGVIQPLIWLVLFGALFQNVPQGLFGESRNYGQFLAAGIIVFTAFGGALNAGLPVMFDREFGFLNRFLVAPLASRYSIVVASAVFIAALSIVQTAAVITLSAFLGAGWPDPLGLALVVLIVLTLVLGVTALSLGLTFALPGHIELIAVIFVTNLPLLFASTALVPLDFMPGWLQVVASLNPLTYAIEPIRYLYLHPDWSLGSVVLLSPWGSVSLGVCLAVLIGFSAIALLAIQPLLRRRIA from the coding sequence ATGAGTACAACCCTAACCCCCAAATCCTCACCTATCGACAGCCCCGACCTGCGCGCCTGGAAGTCAGCGCCCGGTGGGGGAGACACCTCCCAGCCTCCCGGCCTGATCTCTGGGGCCTTCCTGCAAGAAACCCTGGCTATGACGCGGCGGCTGTTTATTCAGCTGCAGCGACGGCCTTCAACCTTGATCGCAGGCGTTATTCAACCGCTGATTTGGCTAGTACTCTTTGGGGCGCTGTTTCAAAATGTGCCCCAGGGCCTGTTTGGTGAAAGCCGCAATTATGGCCAGTTTCTGGCGGCGGGCATCATCGTCTTTACGGCCTTTGGCGGTGCGCTCAATGCAGGTCTGCCGGTTATGTTTGACCGGGAATTTGGCTTTCTCAACCGCTTTTTGGTGGCCCCGCTGGCCTCTCGCTACTCGATTGTGGTCGCCTCAGCCGTTTTTATTGCAGCCTTGAGCATCGTCCAAACGGCAGCGGTAATCACCCTAAGCGCCTTTCTAGGAGCCGGATGGCCTGATCCGCTGGGCCTGGCCCTAGTGGTGCTGATCGTGCTGACCCTGGTTCTAGGAGTCACGGCACTGAGCTTGGGGCTGACCTTTGCCCTGCCAGGCCACATTGAGCTGATTGCGGTCATATTTGTAACCAACCTGCCGCTGCTGTTTGCTAGCACAGCCCTGGTTCCCCTAGACTTTATGCCTGGCTGGCTGCAGGTCGTTGCTAGTCTCAACCCTTTGACCTACGCTATTGAGCCAATTCGGTATCTCTATCTCCACCCAGACTGGTCTTTGGGTAGTGTTGTGCTGCTGTCACCCTGGGGGAGCGTTTCTTTAGGGGTATGTTTAGCAGTTTTGATCGGCTTCAGTGCGATCGCACTGCTGGCTATCCAGCCTTTACTGCGCCGCCGCATTGCTTAG
- a CDS encoding heme A synthase, which translates to MSAQTSSLLKPWLGRLAWPPASSESTPVDRIRRLVWKIAIATLALMAVGSATRVMNAGLACPDWPLCYGQLVPKQQMNLQVFLEWFHRLDASLIGLSTLWLVSLSLWHRKQIPAWLPWAAVGAFSLIVFQGVLGGLTVTEMLRFDIVTAHLGTALLFFTTLLIIGTTLLPYRGTGTVGKLPWLGLVAALLVYGQCLLGGLVGSRWAAHQCFGAAELCSVMNSHIVGVVPPTIATLAVVLISWRTPALHPYLRRLANVAGACLVFQIVLGIATFRLHLQVEPLTVAHHTLGAALMGTLVCFTVLALRDAALVRALPEQPISLATE; encoded by the coding sequence ATGTCTGCCCAAACATCATCTCTACTCAAGCCCTGGTTAGGGCGTCTTGCCTGGCCCCCAGCCTCTTCCGAGTCCACTCCGGTAGATCGTATTCGTCGGCTCGTTTGGAAAATTGCGATCGCAACCCTAGCCCTCATGGCCGTTGGCAGCGCCACTCGAGTCATGAACGCAGGGTTGGCCTGCCCCGACTGGCCCCTCTGCTACGGCCAGCTAGTGCCCAAGCAGCAGATGAACCTGCAGGTTTTTCTAGAGTGGTTCCACCGGCTTGATGCATCGCTCATTGGCCTCTCGACCCTTTGGCTCGTGAGTCTTAGCCTGTGGCATCGCAAACAGATTCCAGCCTGGTTGCCCTGGGCTGCTGTAGGGGCATTTTCTCTGATTGTGTTTCAAGGTGTGCTGGGAGGGCTGACCGTTACAGAAATGCTCCGGTTTGATATCGTCACCGCCCACCTAGGTACCGCGCTCCTGTTTTTCACCACGCTGCTGATTATTGGCACCACCCTGCTGCCCTACCGCGGCACCGGCACTGTAGGCAAGCTGCCTTGGCTGGGCTTAGTCGCCGCTCTGCTGGTTTATGGCCAGTGTCTGCTGGGGGGCTTGGTCGGTTCCCGCTGGGCAGCCCACCAGTGTTTCGGTGCGGCTGAGCTGTGCAGCGTCATGAACAGCCATATCGTAGGCGTCGTGCCGCCCACTATCGCAACGCTGGCGGTAGTGCTGATTAGCTGGCGCACCCCTGCCCTGCATCCTTACCTGCGACGGTTAGCCAATGTGGCTGGTGCCTGCCTGGTGTTTCAGATTGTGCTGGGGATCGCTACGTTCCGCCTGCACCTGCAAGTTGAGCCATTGACCGTGGCCCACCATACCCTGGGAGCAGCCCTCATGGGCACGCTGGTGTGCTTTACCGTCTTGGCGCTACGAGATGCTGCCCTAGTTAGAGCCCTGCCTGAGCAGCCCATCTCCCTCGCCACTGAATAA
- a CDS encoding heme o synthase: MNQSTTWNGATRHHDSLWQVIRSYWQLTKPRIIPLLLIETAASMLVAAHGRVNPGVLLVTLLTGALAAASAQTINCIYDRDIDFDMERTRHRPLPSGRIQIRDALLFAAVLAVLSFTLQTVFANLLSASLSMVGIAVYVGVYTHWLKRSSPQNIVIGGAAGAIPPLVGWAAVTGELSWAAWLFFAIVFIWTPPHFWGLAMLIQDDYAKVNVPMMPVVVGDEATAKQIWYYTLVLIPLTLMMTYPLGATGALYAGIAIALGWFFLKKAWALLQSPSDRDLAKDLFKYSIFYMMLLSAGMVIDSLPLTHDLMTALTGTFETLASALPQLG; the protein is encoded by the coding sequence ATGAATCAATCCACCACCTGGAATGGAGCCACTCGCCACCACGACAGCCTCTGGCAGGTGATCCGCAGTTACTGGCAGCTGACCAAGCCCCGCATCATCCCGCTGCTTCTAATTGAAACTGCGGCCAGCATGCTCGTTGCTGCCCACGGCAGAGTCAACCCTGGGGTGCTGCTGGTAACGCTGCTCACTGGCGCTCTGGCCGCTGCTTCAGCCCAGACGATCAACTGCATCTACGACCGGGACATTGACTTCGACATGGAGCGCACCCGGCACCGTCCCTTGCCCTCGGGCCGCATCCAAATTCGAGATGCCCTGCTGTTTGCCGCTGTTCTGGCAGTGCTCTCTTTTACCCTGCAAACCGTATTTGCCAACCTGCTCAGTGCCAGCCTATCGATGGTCGGGATCGCCGTTTACGTCGGGGTCTACACCCACTGGCTGAAGCGGTCATCCCCTCAAAATATCGTCATTGGTGGAGCCGCCGGAGCCATTCCGCCGCTGGTCGGTTGGGCAGCGGTAACAGGTGAGCTAAGCTGGGCCGCCTGGCTCTTCTTCGCCATTGTCTTCATCTGGACACCGCCCCACTTCTGGGGTCTGGCCATGCTGATCCAGGATGACTACGCCAAAGTGAATGTGCCTATGATGCCGGTCGTCGTCGGGGATGAGGCCACTGCCAAGCAGATCTGGTACTACACCCTAGTGCTGATCCCGCTGACCCTGATGATGACCTACCCCTTGGGTGCAACCGGCGCTTTGTACGCTGGAATTGCGATCGCACTTGGCTGGTTCTTCTTGAAAAAAGCCTGGGCCCTACTCCAGTCCCCCTCTGATCGGGATCTCGCCAAAGACCTGTTCAAGTACTCAATTTTCTACATGATGCTGCTCTCAGCAGGCATGGTGATCGACAGCCTGCCTCTCACCCACGACCTGATGACAGCCCTTACCGGCACCTTCGAAACCCTCGCCAGCGCTCTACCCCAACTGGGCTAG